Sequence from the Elusimicrobiota bacterium genome:
GCGGCGTTCTCGTCCAAGGGGTCGGGCACGTAGACGGGGTCGGTGTAGTGGGCCTTGCCGCCGTGGGCGTCCACGGGCTGGTAGGTGAGCTTGCGCAAGCTCCCCTCCACGTAGCCGAGGTCCTCGTCCAAGGAGAGCTCGTAGATGTTCAGGTTGTCCGCCTCGCCCACGCGCATGGCGAAGAGCACCGCCCGGCCGTCGTAGCGGACGTCGGGCTTGCGCACGTCCGCCTGGCGGCCGGGGTGGAACCGCGCGGTCAAGTTGACGGGCCGGGAGGTGGCCGTCTCCAAGGTCTCGCCGTCCTTGAGCTTGAGCAGGTAGAGGTCGCCGCCGGGGAGGTAGCGGCCCACGTCCAGGTATCTGCGGTGATTGCGCTTCGGGGTGCGCACGAACACGACCCCGCGCACCTTGCCCACGAGCCCCTCGGGCACGGGCTTGCCCCCGATCCTCGGCTTGGCCACGGCCTCCTTGCGCTCAAGGCCGATCCAGCGCTTGAGCGCCTGGTAGTCGGGGTCCTCCGGCCCGGTGAAGAACTGGTCGTTGCCTCCCCGGTGCAGGACCCCGCCCTTCGAGAGTGGGATGTTCTTGGCGAGGATGCGGCTGTTGGCCGCGTCGCCGGTCAGGTAGACCAGGCTTTGGATGAGCCCCTTGGCCGTCATCCGGTCGTAGCTCACCTGCTCGGGGGTGAAGCGCTCCGCGATGGGCCGGGAGAGGTCCGCGTCCGGCATGCCGGGGTCCGGGAGGAAGGAGGAGTGGTTGAAGGCGTGGCAGGAGGGCGCCATGCAGGAGTTGCGCGCCAGGACGGGGAGGACCTCGTCCCGGAAGGCCTTTTCGGCTTCGCCGGGCGGCTGGAGCCCGGCGCCCGAGTCCCGGTTCTCCATGGCGACCCATTCGGCCAAAGCGCGGTACTCGGGATCGGCCGCGCTGTCGAAGATCTCCCCCCCGCCGTGGAAGAGGCCGGACCCGCCGGCCTGGGCCGCCAGGGGCATGCGCAGGAGCCTGGAGAACTTGGCCGGGCCGCCGAAGCGGGCCCTCTGCCTGGCCTTCTCGTAGGCGAGGATGAACTGGCGCTTGGTCTCCAGCCGTCCGGAAGGGCCCAAAGCGAAGGAGAAGTCCATGCCGCCGGGCTGGGCGTGGCAGCGCACCGCGCAGGTGGCCGAGCGCGCTGCGGCGAACTCGTGCCGCATGCCCTGGGCCGGGATGCCGACCTTGGCCGCGAACTCCCCGGCGGGGCGCCCGTGGCAGACGTAGACTCCCTTCTCGTCTTTGGAGGAGCAGGTGGTGGCGAGTATGGGCGCGACGTGCTTGCGGAAATAGTCGAAGGACCCGCTGCCGCCGGCGCGCCGGCTGGACAGGTGCCAGGAGACCGCTCCCAGCAGGGCCAAAGCGGCCACCGCTACGAGGTTGGCCGGCGATAGGCGGGACTTGAGCCGTTTCCCCAGGCGCCTCATGGGCAGAGTCCCGCTAATCCCCGGGAGGTTCCGACTTGCGCCGTCGGCCCCAACAAGGGACCCTCAATTCCCTCATCCTGCAGATCCCGCCCTCGATCCTGAGCGCCTTCCCGTTGATGATGGCCTGGGCGATCTTGGCATGGGCCGAGCGGATGATGTTGCCGAAGGTCGGCCGGGACACCTGCATCCTCGCGGCCGCGTCCTCCTGATAGAGCCCTTCCAGGTCCGCCAGCCGGAGCGCTTCGAGCTCGTCGAAGCCCAGGACGATCTCCCGGAGGCCGTCGCTGGGGACGCCCTGCGGCTTGAAATAGGTCACGCCGGGCTCGCGCGCCACGAAACGGCACTTGACTGGCCGGGCCATA
This genomic interval carries:
- a CDS encoding DUF134 domain-containing protein; this encodes MARPVKCRFVAREPGVTYFKPQGVPSDGLREIVLGFDELEALRLADLEGLYQEDAAARMQVSRPTFGNIIRSAHAKIAQAIINGKALRIEGGICRMRELRVPCWGRRRKSEPPGD